A stretch of Aphelocoma coerulescens isolate FSJ_1873_10779 chromosome 1A, UR_Acoe_1.0, whole genome shotgun sequence DNA encodes these proteins:
- the BICD1 gene encoding protein bicaudal D homolog 1 isoform X9: MAAEEVLQGADHYKSEIERLTRELSETTHEKIQAAEYGLVVLEEKLTLKQQYDELEAEYDGLKQELEQLKELC; this comes from the coding sequence ATGGCTGCGGAGGAGGTGCTGCAGGGCGCGGACCACTACAAGAGCGAGATCGAGCGGCTGACTCGGGAGCTCTCCGAGACGACCCACGAGAAGATCCAGGCGGCGGAGTATGGGCTGGTGGTGCTGGAGGAGAAGCTCACCCTCAAGCAGCAGTACGATGAGCTGGAGGCGGAGTATGACGGCCtcaagcaggagctggagcagctgaaggag